The Dysgonomonadaceae bacterium PH5-43 sequence ACGACGAACCGCTTTTCTTGTTCGACAATAATGAGGCAGACTTTAATCTGACGTTTATAACAGCCAACAATCGGGTATTAAGTACAAGCGACTTTTACTTTGAAGCTATTAAAAGCTCCGACTCAAAAGCAACTCTTAGACTTAATGCTGGCGATGGCAAATCAATGGATTTTGTTTACACTATCCACCCTGATGATTATATGGTAGACTTTGAAATTGTTTCAAACAATCTCGAAACAGAACTGTCTCCTTCAATGCGAACTTTAGACATTCAGTGGAAACAAAAAATACGTCAACAAGAAAAAGGAAGAACCTTTGAAGAGCGTTACGCAAGGTTAACCTACAAATTCTTATCAGATGATGTAGAACAACTAAAAGAAAGCAAAGATGATATTAAGAGTATTTCCAATCGCCTTAAATGGATAGGATACAAAGACCAGTTCTTTTCTTCTGTTTTAATAGCTAACGAAAACTTTGAGTCGGCTAAATTAGAATCAAGATACTTTTCGGCTGGTAAATATATAAAAGAATACAGTTCTTATTCGAGCGTACCTTTTAATGTTCACGACAACAAAGCCATTGGTTTTAATTATTATTTCGGTCCTAACGATTACACTTTACTTAAGAGTTACGACAAAACTAAATTTGAAGGACAAGACATTGAACTCGAAAAACTTGTTCCACTTGGTTGGAGTTTGTTCCGTTTCATAAACAAATGGCTTATCATTCCAATCTTCGATGCTTTAAGAGGTTGGGGAGTTGGCATTGGCTTGGCAATTCTTTTACTTACAATAATCATCAAAAGTATATTATTCCCACTTACTTACAAATCATTTATGTCGTCGGCTAAGATGAGAGTTCTTAAGCCACAGATAGAAAAGATTAACGAGAAGCATCCAGGACCAGACAATGCAATGGAGCGTCAGAAGAAAGTAATGGAACTGTATAATCAGTGCGGTATTAACCCTATGGCTGGTTGTTTGCCTATGTTATTGCAAATGCCTTTCTTACTTGCTCTATTCTGGTTCTTCCCTACTGCTATAGAATTAAGACATCAAAGCTTCTTATGGGCTACCGACTTATCGACCTACGATTCTCTTATACATTGGGACGCACAGATACCTATTATATCTACTTACTTCGGTAATCATATTAGTTTGTTCTGTTTATTGTTCTCTTTGGTAACAATATTGAATACCAAATACACAATGGCTCAGCAAAGCGGCGGTCAAGAGCAAATGCCTGGTATGAAGATGATGATGTATTTTATGCCTGTTATGATGTTCTTTGTACTGAACTCTTATCCTGCAGGTTTGAACTACTACTATCTTGTTTCAACATTTTTTACTGTTGCTCAAACATTGGCATTCCGTTTCTTAATCAACGAAGATAAACTTTTGTTGAAATTAGAAGCTAATAAGAGTAAAAATAAAACTAAGAAGAAATCTGGTTTTATGGCTCGCCTAGAGGAAGCTCAAAAGCAACAACAAGCGATGCTTAAAGAACAACAAAAGAAAAACAACAAGAAGAAATAAAATTAAAAGACAGGCAAATCAACAGTCTGTCTTTAATTTATAATTTTTACTTAGGTGATAAACACAAGCATAAATATCCATGATAAGTTTTCTGTTGAGTTTAAGGTAGGATTCTACACTTCTCAAAAAGAAAATAACTTAAACGAATTTAAGATAAACTCATGGATATTTGTGCCTAATAGCTTAGATATTAATAGCTACACCTATACACAACAACAATTTTATTCTGATGTAAAGTCAAATATTAGACTTATCACTCCAATTTATACTCTTGAAGAGATATTAACAGAAGGCAAAGGTCCGTTACCAAGATTAGAAAAGGCCTTAAACAACTACATCAAACAACCAACAGAAGAACACGCCGAGCAATACACTTATCAAATCAAAATGTTTATGTGTATAGTTCAGAGTGCACTAAGAACTCAAACTTATAAAACAAAAAGAAAGAAAAAAGAAAATGCCTTTAATGAGAGTATATCTCACCTTCTTAATCACATTTACTCTATCAATAGTAAATTCAGAACAATTAGAGATAAAGCAATAACCAATCGGAGTATCCCTAAAGAACTTAAAGAATACATACTTTTTGGTGATGAATATCTTAGCTTGATTACCGAAAACACTATATACTCTCTTCTTAAACAAATAAAGAAAAAACCTTTCGATTGTTTCAAACACATTGATAATGTTAAAGACGACTTAATAGATTTACTTAACTACGAACAAGAAAATATAAAATCTATGGGCTATAGCGAGCCTATAGAAAAAGAAGATGAACACAACAGTTTAGAACTTATAAAGAGGAGTCTGCTATCGAAGTTCATTGAAAGTGATTTATATTTACAACGCATAAAAAAGCCCGATGGTGAGTTTGTAAGAGAGTTTTATTACAGTATTGCAGCAGGATTGGCTATGGTGTTTGCAACTATAGTATCTTTCGTTGCAACAAAAGAGTTTGGTAATTTTACAGTTTCACTGTTTCTTGCTTTAGTGGTAGGATATATGTTTAAAGATAAAATCAAATCAACTGCTCGCTACTACTTCTCATCTAAGTTAGACCAAAAGTATTTCGATTGGAAATACAACTTAAGTATAAGAAACCAAAAGATAGGTTGGATAAAAGAAGCTTTCGACTTTGTAAACGGAAACAAAGTACCTAAAGAAATCATCAATCTAAGAAACAAAACTCCTTTAGTAAAGGCCGAAAACAAAGTTTATGACGAGCAAGTTATTCTTTATCGTAAACGAGTAGGCATACTTAAAAGAGAATTAGAGAAATACAAAGAATATCGTTTGTCTGGTATAAACAACATAGTAAGACTAAATCTTATGTCGTTTATCAAAAAGATGGATAACCCTACCCTACCTATTAATATTCCTGATATTGAGAATGGCTACAAGGTAATTCAAGGAAACCGAGTTTATGCCTTATACATTATATTAGAATGTAGCTCCGACGAAGAAGCTTACTACAAAACATACCGTCTGTTGTTAAACAGAACAGGTATAGCTGATGTTGTTGAAGTAAACGAATAAGAGTTAGAATTACTGCATTATCCTTTTAATAGCTCCCGACTCAGGATAAAACAATATTTGCACTGGAGCTTTCTTATCTTCAAATACAGATGTTCCTAATATTTGAGTAGTTCCAAATTGAGTTAGATTTATTGTAGAGTCGAGTATTTTAGTTGTTCCATTAAAGATTTCTATTTTAGCTTTACCAGGAACATTATATACAATACTTTCAGACTCTTTAGACTTTCTCTTGGGGTCTTCTGCCTGTATCTCTACCGAATGAAGATTGATAATATTCATATACACCGGACTACCACTAAGATCGTCGGCACTTACTACTCCAAGATATTTAGAGAAACGAAACAACACCTCTTTGTTAACCTCTGTTGTTGGTTCTATTGTTATTTGTTTTGTTAGTTTGGTAGTCTTTGTTTTACCCAAAAACAATTCTGTCCACAGCTTTTCTTGAGCATCTAAATTACCAAGAATAATCTTCATAGCCTCACCATCTTTAGGAACATTGTCAGTTTCTCCTGTAATAATATCCTGACGGCTCTCTCTTATCTTATAAATATTCTTTGCTGCAACTTCAGCCATCTTACTTATCGAACCTGCTTGTAAATATTCTTCAGTATAAATAGATTGAGGATTAATCTTTAATGCTGTTGTTGTTGTCTTGTTATTATCTACAACTTTAACAGATTCTTTCTCTGGAGTATATTCGGCATTAATAGAACAGATAAGTCCGTCTTCTGTTAAGCAAACAAAAGGAGCAGTAGTTTTAGACTTAAACAATACTAAATATGTTTTGTCGGTATCAGGCACTCCCGATTCTTTAATTGAAACTTTATCTAAGCTATATACTGTTTGATTTTCTATTGCCACATCGTTGTCGTCAATTCCTAAATAACGAGAAGCATAACGAGCATAAGTTCCTGCTTCGTATTCAGTTTTTGTATATTCTACATTAAGAGTAAGAACAGATTTAGGCAGTGAATACTGTACGCCATAATCGTTAGTTTTTGTAGCATTTACCTTCAGAACCTTAGTTTGAGCAATACCACATTGAATAAAGACAATAGTAAATAATATAATTAAAATAGAAATACTTCTTTTCATTTGTGTTGATTTTATGATGGACTGCAAAAATACAGAAAATTATGGATTATCAATAATGAATGATTAATAATTGAAGGAGATGCCAAGTAACATCTTATTGCTATCTCAAATTAAAACATTAACTTTGTTGCTATATAAAAGAATTTATAGTTATCAATTACTCACTATTAATAATACACAACAACTACGGCACTTACTCTGGCGAAGAAGCTGTTGTAGATAAACAAATTTCTCTTTTCAGAGAGATAGGTTTTGATGTGTCGGAATATCGTAAAACCACAGAAGGGAGCAGAGGTACTCTTACCGGAAACATAAAAGGGTTGCTGCAAGGATTCTATTCTCCTTCGTCGGTTAAAGATATTAAAGAGATATTACGCAACAAGAAACCCGATGTGGTAGTCATTCATAATCTTTACCCATACATTTCGCCTGCTATTTTGAAACCTATCAAAGAGGCTGGTATACCTATAATTATGACTATTCATAATTACAGACTAATTTGTCCTACTGGGTTGTTTATGCGAGACTCTAAGCCTTGTGAACTCTGTTTAGAAAAGAAGAATGAGTTGAGTTGCATACAATATAATTGCGAACACTCTCTTATAAAAAGTATAGGCTATGCAGGTCGTAATTGGTTTGCTCGCATTACCAAAGCCTATAACAATGTTGATGTATATGCTTGCATTACCGAGTTTCAAGCTAAGAAACTTGTCAGCTATGGTTTCCCTAACAATAAGATGAGAGTAATTCCTAACTTTGTAGATAAGGTTGAACCGCTTTCTTCTACCAATCTTTATTCTAATGATTATGTAGCTATTTCGGGACGAATGAGTAAAGAGAAAGGTACAGATATGATATTAGATATAGCTCGAAAAACTCCTCACATAAAATATCTATTCGCTGGAGTTGTACGCGAAGACGATCAAGATATTATTAAAGATGCTCCAGATAATTGTATATTTGCAGGTTATTTATCAGACGATAAGTTAGTTGATTTCTACAATAACTCTCGCTTTATAGTTATAGGCAGTCGTTGTTACGAAGGATTCTCTATGTCGGTACTCGATGCATCTATGTATGGCAAAGCTACTATCGGACCTGCACACGGAGGTTTTATTGAAATAATAGACGATAAAGAGACCGGATTACTTTTCACTCCAAACAATTCTGAGAGTTTACAACAACAAATAGAATATCTTTGGAATAATACCGACGAAGCTATTAGTATGGGTGTTAATGCTTACAATAAATTAAAAAAGAATTACACCTCAGAAGCCGTTAAAGATAAATGGGAACGATGCATACTTGATTTGCTAAAATCCGCAAAGCAATAACACAACCTATTATAAAACAATCTTCGTAAAAAGAGGAAAGGAGGTTAGTAGAACTACCTTATCGTTGTTACTAAAGAAGCGAGTTGCTTCTTAGTAGATACCCCTTACCGTTCTTAGTAGATACCCCTTGCCGCTCTTAGTAGATACCCGACGTCGCTCTTAGTAGAACCTCCCCGCCTTAATACTTAAAGCACCCCGTCGTTCTTAGTAGAGACACCTCGCCTATCTACTAAGAGAGAGAAGGGGTCTCTTAGTAGAAAGACGACCCTAAGTGAAGCTTTGTGTTTCACAAGTTAAAAACTAAAAACTAAAAGATAAAAGTTAAGTTACCCAAAGGGTAAAAATTCCATAGCCGTACGGCGAGCGAAGCGTTGCCTACGGGGATAGAGTGAAGAACTAAGAACTGGCGCAAAGCGACAAGCGAGCAAACTCGCAGTTAAAAGCTAAAAACTAAAAGATAAAAGATAAAAGTTAGGGTTACCCAAAGGGTGAAAATTCCATAGCCGTACGGCGAGCGAAGCGTTGCCTACGGGGATAGAGTGAAGAATTAAGAGTTGGCGCGAAGCAACAAACTTCGGAATAAATATATTAAAACAAGAAAAAGACGGGATAATCTCACGTCTTTTTCTTGTTTTATAAACTATACAACTTTTTACTTTATAGTTGAAAATCTATATTGAGTTGTTGAGTTAAACTCTTCTCCCGGACGCAAAACTACACTCGGGAAGTTTGGCTGATTAATACTATCAGGATAATGCTGTGTTTCTAAACAAAAAGCACTACGCTTAGGATAAGTATTCCCGTTTTTACCTACAAAACTACCATCAAGATAATTAGCTGTATAAAGCTGAACACCAGGTTCTGTTGTGTATGTGTCCATAACAATACCAGTTTTAGGAGAGATAGCTTTAGCCGCAAATGCAAGTTCGCCCTCTACCTTATTTATTATAAAAGTATGGTCGTAACCATTTCCATATATAATTTGAGTATTGTCGTCATCTATACGCTCTCCCATTGTATGTAAAGTTTGGAAATCAAAAGGAGTTCCTTCTACACTTTCGGGTTTGCCTAACGGAATAGCCACATCGCTTGTAGGAAGATAAGTTGATGCATTTATTTGTAATTCTTGATCACCAACATAAGCATCTCCTTCTCCAGCAAGATTGAAGTATGAGTGATTAGTAAGATTAATTATCGTTGCTTTATCTGTTGTTGCTTTATAGTTTATATCTACAGAATTATCATCAGTTAATTTGTAAGTTACCGTAACACTAAGATTTCCGGGATAACCCTCTTCTCCATCTTTCGACAAATATTTAAGTTCTAAAGTTTGTGCATCTATTTGATTAGCGTCCCAAACAACAGAGTTGAAACCTTTAATACCTCCGTGAAGACTATTCGGACCATTGTTTACTGCTAAAGTATATTCTGTTCCGTCTAAAGTAAACTTACCATTAGCAACACGATTAGCTGTTCGTCCACAGATAGCACCGAAGTAAGGTTCTTGGTCGTTCATATAATCATTTATATTGCTTTTACCAAGCACTACGTCTACCATATTACCTTTGTTGTCAGGCACCATAACAGAAACTATTTTCCCTCCAAAGTTAATAACCGTAACTTCCGCTCCGCTTGCATTTGTAAGAACAAATAGTTTTACTTGTTTGCCATCAACAAGTTTCTCGAAATCTTGTTTGTTTAGTCCACTTAATGTTTTTGTATTTTCCATTT is a genomic window containing:
- a CDS encoding YidC/Oxa1 family membrane protein insertase (product_source=KO:K03217; cog=COG0706; ko=KO:K03217; pfam=PF02096,PF14849; tigrfam=TIGR03592,TIGR03593; transmembrane_helix_parts=Inside_1_4,TMhelix_5_22,Outside_23_376,TMhelix_377_399,Inside_400_450,TMhelix_451_473,Outside_474_500,TMhelix_501_523,Inside_524_553,TMhelix_554_576,Outside_577_636): MDRNTIIGLILMVAVFIGFSYLNRPTPEQLEAQQRYRDSIALVQNQEIAKLNEALNAEPKDIALEQSETPDSVKQAKLFDTYGSFGISKEGEEQFVTLENELMTLNLSTKGGRISSVNLKNYTDYNDEPLFLFDNNEADFNLTFITANNRVLSTSDFYFEAIKSSDSKATLRLNAGDGKSMDFVYTIHPDDYMVDFEIVSNNLETELSPSMRTLDIQWKQKIRQQEKGRTFEERYARLTYKFLSDDVEQLKESKDDIKSISNRLKWIGYKDQFFSSVLIANENFESAKLESRYFSAGKYIKEYSSYSSVPFNVHDNKAIGFNYYFGPNDYTLLKSYDKTKFEGQDIELEKLVPLGWSLFRFINKWLIIPIFDALRGWGVGIGLAILLLTIIIKSILFPLTYKSFMSSAKMRVLKPQIEKINEKHPGPDNAMERQKKVMELYNQCGINPMAGCLPMLLQMPFLLALFWFFPTAIELRHQSFLWATDLSTYDSLIHWDAQIPIISTYFGNHISLFCLLFSLVTILNTKYTMAQQSGGQEQMPGMKMMMYFMPVMMFFVLNSYPAGLNYYYLVSTFFTVAQTLAFRFLINEDKLLLKLEANKSKNKTKKKSGFMARLEEAQKQQQAMLKEQQKKNNKKK
- a CDS encoding hypothetical protein (product_source=Hypo-rule applied; transmembrane_helix_parts=Inside_1_276,TMhelix_277_296,Outside_297_300,TMhelix_301_318,Inside_319_493), with product MINTSINIHDKFSVEFKVGFYTSQKENNLNEFKINSWIFVPNSLDINSYTYTQQQFYSDVKSNIRLITPIYTLEEILTEGKGPLPRLEKALNNYIKQPTEEHAEQYTYQIKMFMCIVQSALRTQTYKTKRKKKENAFNESISHLLNHIYSINSKFRTIRDKAITNRSIPKELKEYILFGDEYLSLITENTIYSLLKQIKKKPFDCFKHIDNVKDDLIDLLNYEQENIKSMGYSEPIEKEDEHNSLELIKRSLLSKFIESDLYLQRIKKPDGEFVREFYYSIAAGLAMVFATIVSFVATKEFGNFTVSLFLALVVGYMFKDKIKSTARYYFSSKLDQKYFDWKYNLSIRNQKIGWIKEAFDFVNGNKVPKEIINLRNKTPLVKAENKVYDEQVILYRKRVGILKRELEKYKEYRLSGINNIVRLNLMSFIKKMDNPTLPINIPDIENGYKVIQGNRVYALYIILECSSDEEAYYKTYRLLLNRTGIADVVEVNE
- a CDS encoding hypothetical protein (product_source=COG2164; cath_funfam=2.40.50.100; cog=COG2164; pfam=PF16115; transmembrane_helix_parts=Inside_1_4,TMhelix_5_24,Outside_25_362); the protein is MKRSISILIILFTIVFIQCGIAQTKVLKVNATKTNDYGVQYSLPKSVLTLNVEYTKTEYEAGTYARYASRYLGIDDNDVAIENQTVYSLDKVSIKESGVPDTDKTYLVLFKSKTTAPFVCLTEDGLICSINAEYTPEKESVKVVDNNKTTTTALKINPQSIYTEEYLQAGSISKMAEVAAKNIYKIRESRQDIITGETDNVPKDGEAMKIILGNLDAQEKLWTELFLGKTKTTKLTKQITIEPTTEVNKEVLFRFSKYLGVVSADDLSGSPVYMNIINLHSVEIQAEDPKRKSKESESIVYNVPGKAKIEIFNGTTKILDSTINLTQFGTTQILGTSVFEDKKAPVQILFYPESGAIKRIMQ
- a CDS encoding glycosyltransferase involved in cell wall biosynthesis (product_source=COG0438; cath_funfam=3.40.50.2000; cog=COG0438; pfam=PF00534,PF13439; superfamily=53756) codes for the protein MSEYRKTTEGSRGTLTGNIKGLLQGFYSPSSVKDIKEILRNKKPDVVVIHNLYPYISPAILKPIKEAGIPIIMTIHNYRLICPTGLFMRDSKPCELCLEKKNELSCIQYNCEHSLIKSIGYAGRNWFARITKAYNNVDVYACITEFQAKKLVSYGFPNNKMRVIPNFVDKVEPLSSTNLYSNDYVAISGRMSKEKGTDMILDIARKTPHIKYLFAGVVREDDQDIIKDAPDNCIFAGYLSDDKLVDFYNNSRFIVIGSRCYEGFSMSVLDASMYGKATIGPAHGGFIEIIDDKETGLLFTPNNSESLQQQIEYLWNNTDEAISMGVNAYNKLKKNYTSEAVKDKWERCILDLLKSAKQ
- a CDS encoding aldose 1-epimerase (product_source=KO:K01785; cath_funfam=2.70.98.10; cog=COG2017; ko=KO:K01785; pfam=PF01263; superfamily=74650), which codes for MENTKTLSGLNKQDFEKLVDGKQVKLFVLTNASGAEVTVINFGGKIVSVMVPDNKGNMVDVVLGKSNINDYMNDQEPYFGAICGRTANRVANGKFTLDGTEYTLAVNNGPNSLHGGIKGFNSVVWDANQIDAQTLELKYLSKDGEEGYPGNLSVTVTYKLTDDNSVDINYKATTDKATIINLTNHSYFNLAGEGDAYVGDQELQINASTYLPTSDVAIPLGKPESVEGTPFDFQTLHTMGERIDDDNTQIIYGNGYDHTFIINKVEGELAFAAKAISPKTGIVMDTYTTEPGVQLYTANYLDGSFVGKNGNTYPKRSAFCLETQHYPDSINQPNFPSVVLRPGEEFNSTTQYRFSTIK